CCACCACCAGCGTGGCGGCGGTCGCCGCGGCCGCGACCTCCGGACGGGTGCCGTGCACCTCGCCACGGCTGAGCCAGGTGAGGCCGGCGGTGTGGGCGGTCATCGCGAGGGCGGGCTGCCACGCTGCAGCGGGCGAGGCGTGGGCGCCGAGCAGGACGTCGAGCCCCCGTGTCGAGGCCATCGCCAGCGGCCCGAGCGGCGTGTCCTTGGCGGCCGCGTCGTAGCCGACCACCATCAGCGCGAGCGGGGCCGCCACCGCGACGGCCGAACGTCCGCCGAGCAGCGCGGCGACACCGAGGCCGGCTGCGCCGAGGCCGGCGGCGACGGCGAGGGCGGTCTCGGCGCCGACCCGACCGGACGGGATCGGGCGCTCGGGGCGCTCCTCGGCGTCGACGCCGCGGTCGCACCAGTCGTTGAGGGCCATGCCCGACCAGTAGAGGCACGTCGAGGCGAGTGGCATCGCCCACCCGCGTCCCGCGACCCCGGCATGCGCGGCACCGGCCCACGCGTCCCCCGGGATCGAGAGCGCGGCGGGGGCACGGGTCAGCTCGACGAGGTCGGCGAGCCTCACGTCGCCACCCGGTCGGCGCACGCCGTCGACCAGGAGAGCAGGGCCTCCCACTGCTGGGCGAGGCGGTGCTCCTGCGAGCCCAGCGGCTGCTTGAAGAAGAACCCGAGCGCGGACAGCGGCCCGCTCTCACCCACCGCGACGGCGCGGCCGGTCAGCCGGGCGAGGTCGAGCACGAGCGGCGCGGCCAGCGCCGAGTCGCAGCCCTCCCAGGTGAACTGCATCGTCATCCGGGTGCCGAGGAAGCCGTCGAAGCGGACGTGGTCCCACGCGGTCTTCCAGTCGCCGAGGTCCTCGACGTAGTCGATGTGCATGGGGCCGGGCACCGG
The sequence above is drawn from the Nocardioides sp. zg-1228 genome and encodes:
- a CDS encoding SCO3242 family prenyltransferase; protein product: MRLADLVELTRAPAALSIPGDAWAGAAHAGVAGRGWAMPLASTCLYWSGMALNDWCDRGVDAEERPERPIPSGRVGAETALAVAAGLGAAGLGVAALLGGRSAVAVAAPLALMVVGYDAAAKDTPLGPLAMASTRGLDVLLGAHASPAAAWQPALAMTAHTAGLTWLSRGEVHGTRPEVAAAATAATLVVAAATAHAAFYEARTGRLARLTGVGLSAAYAVVVGRAQARAVRRPTAEAARAATRTGIGGFSLLQGAWLARRGRLPAAATVVGAGPAYRALSRRWSPT